In one window of Arctopsyche grandis isolate Sample6627 chromosome 6, ASM5162203v2, whole genome shotgun sequence DNA:
- the zfh1 gene encoding Zn finger homeodomain 1, with protein MVARGDAMFGCYGDSSYSYRLWSLANWTGAHFPPLSSSDDKSIAEDEEVPIGSVSSRARRSPSLPLGPGGPFTCPQCGGAYPSRELLDKHELLHSPNTQVRSTISCKICNKSFANVYRLQRHMISHDESALLRKFKCNDCDKAFKFKHHLKEHLRIHSGEKPFECGNCGKKFSHSGSYSSHMTSKKCLVMNLKMGRIRPNNPALNPERSPSRKRTPSILPQINNNSSANNNNSFLPMLPNEAAAAYLAAIAPRDGGFPTSPSPLTASALHSLYLSPTMPLHHPGAMTSFLPASISHFIERLTAHPYLPRKLETGFTKDSVSPRSDPEDLIEEVTEEEDKRSSVGDERELVMDIEEEESIKIKQEKLNDGYPHMNVEAPYPSKVSPGITANGNRGLNMILESVLSHQTPNSEKLSQAQSSHQSYDICSNNNAPAEISIKPDPDETLKCLQCHKTFNHKTELAQHEQVLCGKLFRKHEGLAAQVAETLALNRMEAEFHASIHSGMSGSEDDDYSKEIDSKLPHENERKVRVRTAISDEQQSILKEHYARNQRPNREEFKKIAQRLGLDNRVVQVWFQNNRARVRRMNQSISYSEQPLDLSTKKVTQSTTSSPPMSPPCNASMAQSDSGEEAVNLSQKSSRSPTPYRNPFQSHYQHSNCSSSSLTDFRHSPSPNDAILNGSRKLLQPLKTHPNQIIAMPLDKMPIYDPEDAPHSPALNSLDAGRASSSSPSSERRSWTEESRISQQDTDGDESLSKKNRLKNLVDKEPEGQFICDQCDKAFVKQSSLARHKYEHSGQRPYKCIECPKAFKHKHHLTEHKRLHTGEKPFQCCKCLKKFSHSGSYSQHMNHRYSYCKPYRE; from the exons ATGGTCGCGCGCGGCGACGCCATGTTCGGCTGCTACGGAGACAGCAGCTACTCTTACCGACTCTGGAGTCTCGCCAACTGGACGGGAGCTCACT TTCCTCCATTAAGCAGCAGCGATGACAAAAGTATAGCGGAGGATGAAGAAGTTCCGATCGGAAGCGTAAGTTCTCGGGCAAGACGCTCTCCGTCGTTGCCTTTAGGCCCTGGTGGCCCTTTCACGTGTCCGCAATGTGGGGGTGCTTACCCCTCCAGAGAATTGCTTGACAAACACGAGCTACTGCACTCGCCCAACACACAGGTGAGGAGCACCATT TCTTGCAAGATATGCAATAAAAGTTTCGCGAACGTGTATCGCCTCCAAAGGCACATGATTAGCCACGACGAAAGTGCATTGCTGCGCAAATTCAAGTGCAACGACTGCGATAAAGCGTTCAAGTTCAAGCATCACTTGAAAGAGCATCTCAGGATACACAGTGGCGAAAAGCCGTTCGAGTGTGGAAATTGCGGAAAGAAGTTCTCGCATTCCGGTTCTTACTCGAGTCATATGACTTCAAAGAAATGTCTCGTCATGAATCTCAAAATGGGCCGAATCAGACCAAACAATCCCGCTCTCAATCCCGAAAGGAGTCCGTCGAGAAAACGCACTCCTTCGATTTTACCTCAGATTAACAATAATTCGTCGGCAAATAATAACAATTCGTTTTTGCCGATGTTGCCTAATGAAGCAGCCGCTGCATATTTGGCGGCGATCGCTCCAAGAGATGGAGGTTTTCCGACTTCTCCAAGTCCTTTGACCGCTTCGGCCCTTCATTCGTTGTATTTATCGCCAACTATGCCTCTTCATCATCCTGGCGCTATGACTTCATTTCTACCTGCGTCTATTAGCCACTTCATAGAAAGACTTACGGCGCATCCATACTTGCCCCGTAAGTTGGAAACTGGGTTCACCAAAGATTCAGTAAGTCCTCGCTCCGATCCCGAAGATTTGATTGAAGAGGTCACCGAAGAAGAAGATAAAAGATCATCAGTAGGTGATGAACGAGAATTAGTAATGGACATTGAAGAAGAAGAATccattaaaattaaacaagaaaAACTGAACGATGGGTATCCCCATATGAACGTCGAAGCACCTTATCCGAGTAAAGTATCGCCTGGAATTACTGCAAATGGTAATAGAGGATTAAACATGATTTTGGAATCTGTTCTTTCCCATCAGACGCCTAACTCTGAAAAATTATCACAAGCTCAAAGCAGTCACCAATCTTACGATATTTGCTCCAATAACAATGCGCCTGCAGAAATTTCTATAAAACCAGATCCAGATGAGACCTTGAAATGTTTGCAATGTCATAAGACGTTCAATCACAAAACAGAACTAGCCCAACATGAACAAGTATTATGTGGAAAACTGTTCCGGAAACATGAAGGTTTGGCTGCTCAAGTGGCTGAAACTTTGGCGTTGAATCGCATGGAGGCTGAATTCCACGCATCAATTCACAGCGGAATGAGCGGAAGCGAAGACGACGATTATTCAAAAGAAATTGACAGTAAATTACCACACGAGAATGAAAGAAAAGTCAGAGTGCGCACTGCAATCAGCGATGAGCAACAGTCAATTTTAAAAGAACACTACGCTCGCAATCAAAGACCCAATCGAGAGGAATTCAAAAAAATTGCTCAAAGGCTCGGATTAGACAATCGCGTGGTTCAAGTTTGGTTTCAAAACAACCGAGCTAGAGTTCGACGAATGAACCAATCAATTTCATACTCGGAACAACCTTTGGATCTATCGACGAAAAAGGTCACCCAGTCGACTACATCTAGTCCGCCAATGTCACCACCTTGCAACGCTTCCATGGCGCAGTCAGATTCTGGTGAAGAGGCCGTCAATTTGAGCCAAAAATCTTCTCGCAGTCCAACACCGTACCGGAATCCGTTCCAGTCTCATTATCAACATTCCAATTGCTCATCTTCATCGTTGACCGACTTCAGACACTCTCCTTCCCCAAACGACGCCATCTTGAACGGGTCCCGGAAGTTATTACAACCGCTGAAAACCCATCCTAATCAGATCATAGCAATGCCTTTGGACAAAATGCCAATATATGACCCTGAAGATGCACCCCATTCACCGGCGTTGAATAGCTTAGACGCCGGTAGAGCCTCCAGTTCGAGTCCGAGCTCAGAAAGGAGATCGTGGACGGAAGAATCTCGCATTTCACAACAGGATACGGACGGCGACGAATCCCTATCTAAGAAGAATCGGCTCAAGAACTTAGTCGACAAAGAACCTGAGGGTCAATTTATATGCGATCAATGCGATAAGGCGTTTGTTAAACAAAGTTCTTTAGCGAGACACAAATATGAACATTCAG GTCAGCGGCCGTACAAATGCATAGAATGTCCGAAGGCATTCAAGCACAAACACCATCTTACGGAGCACAAAAGACTGCACACAGGTGAAAAGCCTTTTCAATGCTGTAAGTGTTTGAAAAAGTTTTCGCATTCTGGCTCGTATAGTCAACATATGAATCATCGCTACTCTTACTGCAAACCGTACAGAGAATAA